The Desulfovibrio sp. TomC genome includes a window with the following:
- a CDS encoding SHOCT domain-containing protein, whose translation MMWDCGFPLSSLWIGGNVLWGLGAILLMTVLLGIFLLGARKTDKTHRADRDDSLEIIKARLARGEINQEDYLEIKKVLEQA comes from the coding sequence ATGATGTGGGACTGCGGATTCCCTCTCTCCTCTCTCTGGATAGGAGGCAACGTTCTCTGGGGGCTGGGAGCGATTCTGTTGATGACCGTGCTCTTAGGGATTTTTCTTTTAGGAGCAAGGAAAACCGACAAAACCCATCGTGCCGACAGGGACGATTCCTTGGAGATCATCAAAGCGCGCCTGGCAAGGGGTGAGATCAACCAGGAAGACTACCTGGAAATCAAGAAGGTCTTGGAACAGGCGTAG
- a CDS encoding ATP-binding protein: MPPWLYLGSVIILAGIVAVMAVRNTHREKGLAAQTLFEKGTAFIRAFESGARTGMGMHWEGEQYQVLLEEMAKQPDILYLAVTNEAGVILADSDKGQIGSRLHSPEEMRELEIGAKEKWRMTTLPGGRKAFEVYRYFEPLAGCDALDSCDANGQPVSCPWSGPSASQGTGKQAVFTAFDVASFDAALAEDMRNTVILSAILLLLGVGGVMTLFWAQSYRFSKRQLQDTRVFSSEIINNLPVGLITTDSDGRLAVVNGAAERISGVKAADIVGKSPEEALPAAWCGLKDVIGKGEPVLEHDMECSFNGGKNIPLSLSASKILNEEGRYLGNLFIFRDLGEVRRLQEEVRRKEKLAALGSLAAGVAHEIRNPLSSIKGFAKYFEGQCAEGSHGRELAAVMAQEVDRLNRVITELLDFARSSDLKARPMDVGGLIEHSLRLVRQDAEGKKITVAFDRDASLPVIAIDPDRLTQALLNLYLNAIQAMEGGGTLAVRASSDGRGGVRIEVEDSGKGITPESLSSIFNPYFTTKSSGTGLGLAIVQKIIEAHRGEVKVKSTPGRGTTFNILLPVGRPEGAFHGRKA; encoded by the coding sequence ATGCCACCGTGGCTTTACCTCGGTTCGGTCATTATCCTGGCCGGAATTGTCGCCGTCATGGCGGTGCGGAACACCCATCGAGAGAAAGGCCTTGCCGCCCAGACACTTTTTGAAAAGGGAACAGCTTTCATCAGAGCATTTGAATCGGGAGCGCGCACGGGCATGGGGATGCATTGGGAAGGCGAGCAATACCAAGTGCTTCTTGAGGAGATGGCGAAACAACCCGACATCCTCTATCTGGCCGTGACGAATGAGGCTGGGGTGATCCTGGCCGATAGCGACAAGGGCCAGATCGGCTCCAGACTCCATAGTCCCGAAGAGATGAGGGAGCTGGAAATCGGGGCGAAGGAAAAATGGCGGATGACAACCCTGCCGGGGGGGCGAAAGGCCTTTGAGGTCTACCGCTACTTCGAACCTCTGGCCGGATGCGATGCGTTGGATTCCTGCGACGCAAACGGACAGCCGGTCTCGTGTCCATGGAGCGGGCCGAGCGCCTCCCAGGGGACCGGAAAGCAGGCCGTCTTCACCGCGTTTGATGTCGCGTCCTTTGATGCGGCCCTGGCCGAGGATATGCGCAATACAGTCATTTTGTCGGCCATTCTTCTCCTACTTGGCGTCGGCGGCGTCATGACCCTGTTTTGGGCGCAAAGTTACCGATTTTCCAAACGACAACTCCAGGACACAAGGGTTTTTTCTTCAGAGATCATCAACAACCTCCCGGTTGGACTCATCACCACGGACAGCGACGGCCGTCTGGCTGTGGTCAACGGCGCGGCCGAGAGGATTTCCGGGGTCAAGGCGGCCGACATTGTCGGCAAGTCCCCGGAGGAGGCTCTGCCCGCAGCATGGTGTGGACTTAAGGATGTCATCGGCAAGGGCGAACCTGTCCTGGAACATGATATGGAGTGCTCTTTTAACGGGGGAAAAAATATTCCCTTGAGCCTGAGCGCGTCGAAAATCCTTAACGAGGAAGGACGCTACCTCGGTAACCTCTTCATCTTCCGCGACCTGGGAGAGGTAAGAAGGCTCCAGGAAGAGGTGCGCCGCAAGGAAAAGCTCGCCGCCCTGGGCAGCCTGGCCGCCGGCGTCGCCCACGAGATCAGAAACCCCCTCTCCTCAATCAAGGGTTTCGCCAAATATTTCGAGGGGCAGTGCGCCGAGGGCAGCCATGGCCGGGAGCTTGCCGCCGTCATGGCCCAAGAGGTGGACCGGCTGAACCGGGTCATCACGGAACTCCTGGACTTCGCCCGGTCATCGGACCTGAAGGCGCGGCCGATGGATGTGGGCGGTCTCATCGAGCATTCCCTGCGCTTGGTCCGCCAGGACGCCGAAGGGAAAAAGATCACGGTCGCCTTCGACCGGGACGCGAGCCTGCCCGTCATCGCTATCGACCCCGACCGCCTCACCCAGGCCCTACTCAACCTATACCTCAACGCCATCCAGGCCATGGAAGGCGGCGGGACGCTTGCCGTCAGGGCATCCTCCGACGGCCGAGGGGGCGTGCGGATCGAGGTGGAAGATTCGGGCAAGGGGATTACGCCCGAGAGCCTGTCGAGCATCTTTAACCCCTACTTCACCACAAAATCCTCCGGCACCGGCCTTGGCTTGGCCATTGTGCAAAAGATTATTGAGGCCCACCGGGGAGAGGTCAAGGTCAAGAGCACGCCCGGCCGGGGCACCACCTTCAACATCCTCCTGCCCGTGGGGCGGCCGGAAGGAGCGTTTCATGGCCGAAAAGCATAA
- a CDS encoding type II toxin-antitoxin system HicB family antitoxin encodes MNIMTYKGHQGRCEYDQDAGIFHGEVMHLADVITFQGRTLDELKEALADSVEDYLEFCALKGKTPEVPPQAGNTDAC; translated from the coding sequence ATGAACATTATGACGTATAAAGGGCATCAGGGGCGGTGCGAGTACGACCAGGACGCAGGCATATTTCACGGTGAGGTCATGCATCTGGCGGATGTCATCACCTTCCAGGGACGCACCCTTGACGAACTCAAAGAAGCCTTGGCGGATTCCGTCGAGGATTATCTGGAGTTCTGCGCCCTGAAGGGCAAAACGCCTGAAGTTCCCCCGCAGGCCGGGAACACCGACGCCTGCTGA
- a CDS encoding type IV secretory system conjugative DNA transfer family protein: MPADRTYGLGKARRQRRSRWPYLVFVAVLATVAMSVATQRVAFLYGFQPALGTPLVRAFEVSWYLPWKIFDWQEHIADRHGHIQKSLAIAQAVFILPQLLVFGLWLGRLRLSEGRDDLHGSARWADETDIQSMGLFGGQGVYVGGWIKAFRGLPALGRSLVGKPASVQLYLRHSGPEHILCFAPTRSGKGVGLILPTLLSWSDSTVVFDIKGENWSLTAGYRKSIGHTVLKFDPSDATGASACFNPLEEIRLETIHAIPDAQNLVGMILDPQGKGLADYWNKAAFAFLGGTLLHALVMVRHKEQRTATLFDLSRTLADAHRGVRELFQEMLDTDHAALLDTIFPDGHQGQDLHAFIASAAREILNKADNELSGVVSTAVANLALYRDPVVARNIGHSDFRLADLMHHEKPVSLYLVISPADIDRLRPLIRIVVNLLLSRGTARMDFGEKSEGVAPKHRLLLLLDEFTALGRLDSIERAIAYMAGYGIKGYFIVQDIVQLSAVYGKDNGLMANCHIRVAYAPNTIETAQVLSAMTGKTTVVEKRTSLSGSRSGSLKNASVSVSETARPLLTEDECMRLPGPQKDAAGKVVAPGDMLLFCAGRPPIYGRQILYFLDPVFSRRAGIKPPQLSDSLNREIAMPPVDKPEHDTAAAEPDKDKGYESYLERM, encoded by the coding sequence GTGCCTGCTGACCGGACATACGGTCTCGGGAAGGCCAGACGCCAGCGTCGTTCCCGTTGGCCGTATCTTGTCTTCGTGGCCGTCCTGGCCACGGTCGCCATGTCCGTCGCCACCCAGCGCGTGGCCTTTCTTTATGGTTTTCAGCCCGCTCTGGGGACTCCCTTGGTCAGGGCCTTCGAGGTTTCCTGGTATCTCCCCTGGAAAATCTTCGACTGGCAGGAACATATCGCGGACCGGCACGGCCACATCCAGAAGTCGCTGGCTATCGCCCAGGCCGTCTTCATTCTCCCCCAACTTCTGGTATTTGGCCTTTGGCTTGGTCGCCTGCGCCTGAGCGAAGGCCGCGACGATCTACACGGATCGGCCCGTTGGGCCGATGAGACCGACATCCAGTCCATGGGACTCTTTGGCGGCCAGGGCGTCTATGTCGGGGGTTGGATCAAGGCCTTTCGAGGTTTGCCCGCCCTGGGGCGCTCCCTTGTCGGAAAGCCGGCATCCGTGCAGCTCTATCTGCGTCATAGCGGGCCGGAGCACATTCTGTGTTTCGCGCCGACCAGGTCCGGCAAGGGCGTGGGACTCATCCTGCCCACGCTGCTTTCCTGGTCAGACTCCACTGTGGTCTTCGACATAAAAGGCGAGAACTGGAGCCTTACCGCCGGGTACCGGAAATCCATCGGCCATACGGTGCTCAAGTTCGATCCCTCCGACGCCACGGGTGCTTCGGCCTGCTTCAATCCCCTGGAAGAAATCCGCCTGGAGACCATCCACGCCATTCCCGACGCTCAAAATCTCGTCGGCATGATCCTGGACCCACAAGGCAAGGGGCTGGCCGACTATTGGAACAAGGCGGCTTTCGCTTTTCTCGGCGGGACGCTGCTCCACGCTCTGGTCATGGTCAGGCATAAGGAGCAGCGCACGGCAACGCTTTTTGACCTTTCCCGCACGCTGGCCGACGCCCATCGGGGCGTCCGCGAGCTGTTCCAAGAAATGCTGGACACCGATCACGCCGCCTTGCTGGATACGATTTTTCCCGACGGGCACCAGGGCCAGGACCTGCACGCCTTCATCGCCTCGGCCGCCCGGGAGATTCTCAACAAGGCCGACAACGAACTGTCCGGCGTGGTCTCCACGGCCGTGGCCAACCTGGCGCTGTACCGCGACCCGGTGGTGGCCCGGAACATCGGCCACTCGGATTTCCGCTTGGCCGACCTCATGCACCATGAAAAGCCCGTAAGCCTCTATCTGGTCATCAGCCCGGCGGACATCGACCGTCTACGCCCACTCATCCGCATTGTTGTGAACCTGCTTCTCAGCCGGGGCACGGCTCGCATGGACTTCGGCGAGAAGTCCGAAGGCGTGGCTCCGAAGCATAGACTCCTGCTGCTTCTGGATGAGTTCACCGCCCTGGGTCGTCTCGACAGCATCGAACGGGCCATCGCCTACATGGCCGGCTACGGCATCAAGGGCTATTTCATCGTTCAGGATATCGTGCAGTTAAGCGCCGTTTACGGCAAGGACAACGGGCTTATGGCCAACTGCCATATCCGCGTGGCCTATGCCCCCAACACCATCGAGACCGCTCAGGTGCTTTCCGCCATGACCGGCAAGACCACTGTGGTGGAGAAGAGAACCTCGCTTTCAGGCTCCCGCAGCGGATCGCTTAAGAACGCCTCGGTGAGCGTCTCGGAAACCGCCCGGCCGCTGTTGACCGAAGACGAGTGCATGCGCCTGCCCGGTCCCCAAAAGGATGCCGCAGGCAAGGTCGTCGCCCCGGGCGACATGCTGCTTTTTTGCGCCGGCCGGCCGCCCATCTATGGCCGGCAGATTCTCTACTTTTTGGACCCAGTTTTCTCCCGCCGTGCAGGCATCAAACCGCCTCAGCTTTCAGACTCCCTCAACCGCGAAATTGCCATGCCACCGGTTGATAAGCCCGAGCACGACACGGCCGCTGCCGAGCCGGACAAAGACAAAGGGTATGAGAGTTATCTTGAGCGTATGTAG
- a CDS encoding IS3 family transposase: MSCTTSSDIGKPYGIKRVCWIWGQPRSSFYSARLGCQLERDRIPAGKRGPKALIDDLELLGMVKTDLDTSPFQGEGHRKVWARLRIRDGVRVGRKRVLRIMRENNLLSPSRGRRGSAILHDGQIVTQAPNVMWGTDGARVFTVNDGWVWIFSVVDHWNAECMGSHVCKYGTRFAALEPISQGIMPIAGSVGPDAGRGLALRMDHGTQYLSDHFLKQIKYWGVSPSFAFVEQPQTNGVAERFNKTLKEQAIYGRIFHSLEDVRQAVGEFVERYNDQWLVEKNGFKSPRQARRDWQAAGKMLTAA; encoded by the coding sequence ATGAGCTGCACGACCTCCTCAGACATCGGCAAGCCCTATGGCATCAAGCGGGTTTGTTGGATTTGGGGGCAGCCCCGTTCGTCATTTTACTCGGCTCGCCTGGGCTGCCAGTTGGAGAGGGACCGGATTCCAGCCGGGAAACGAGGACCCAAGGCCCTCATTGACGACCTGGAGTTGCTGGGTATGGTCAAGACCGATCTCGACACCTCTCCTTTCCAGGGCGAAGGTCATCGCAAGGTATGGGCGCGCCTGCGGATTCGGGATGGCGTGCGGGTCGGGCGCAAGCGGGTGTTGCGGATCATGCGCGAGAACAATCTGCTTTCTCCATCTCGTGGCCGGCGCGGCAGCGCCATTCTGCATGATGGGCAGATCGTGACCCAGGCCCCGAACGTGATGTGGGGCACTGACGGCGCAAGGGTATTCACCGTGAACGATGGCTGGGTCTGGATTTTCTCGGTGGTTGATCATTGGAATGCGGAGTGCATGGGGTCGCACGTCTGTAAGTATGGAACGCGATTCGCGGCCCTGGAGCCGATCAGCCAAGGGATCATGCCCATTGCCGGTTCGGTCGGACCCGATGCCGGGCGCGGCCTAGCCCTGCGTATGGACCACGGAACGCAATATCTGTCGGACCACTTCCTGAAACAAATCAAGTATTGGGGTGTCAGCCCGAGCTTCGCTTTCGTAGAGCAGCCGCAGACAAACGGCGTGGCTGAACGCTTCAACAAAACGCTCAAGGAGCAGGCGATCTACGGCCGGATTTTCCACTCCCTGGAAGACGTCCGCCAGGCTGTGGGGGAATTCGTTGAACGATACAATGACCAGTGGCTCGTGGAGAAAAATGGCTTCAAAAGCCCACGCCAAGCTCGACGTGATTGGCAGGCTGCCGGCAAAATGCTAACGGCGGCTTAA
- a CDS encoding IS3 family transposase yields MLRILRGEPLNMLSRELGVEIYRLEQWRDAALAGMDEGLKSRIGDPLQAELDSAMKRIGELTMETELLWARVRHPGPLAKRRSKK; encoded by the coding sequence GTGTTACGCATCCTGCGCGGCGAGCCTTTGAATATGCTCTCCAGGGAACTTGGGGTCGAGATCTATCGGCTTGAGCAGTGGCGTGATGCTGCCTTGGCCGGCATGGACGAGGGACTCAAGAGTCGCATCGGTGACCCACTCCAGGCCGAATTGGACTCAGCCATGAAGCGAATTGGCGAGTTGACCATGGAGACCGAGCTATTGTGGGCACGGGTGAGGCATCCCGGCCCTTTAGCCAAAAGGAGGTCGAAGAAATGA
- a CDS encoding zincin-like metallopeptidase domain-containing protein, translated as MADDKKNRKPFHEEFAEKIIEDLRRGVAPWQKPWQPGEVFPPMNPVSGTVYSGINRVMLSRYSFDDPRWMTLRQANTLDCRVRKGEKAETIVYWQFSKEEAARDDDGKPVLDGEGNQVMEKVELTRPIVRFSSVFHVSQLAGEIPPLDKSSLVPPWNPNEKAEAILVNSGAVIKHNQRNRAFYSPHADEICLPPKDHFIAQDAYYATALHELGHWTGHVSRLAREFGPFGSEVYAREELRAEIASWMFGQDLGIGHDPGQHLAYVDSWIKALEKDPFEIVRACRDAEKIKHYVITMEQKQEHRQDMAQVRGEEVAARAPLDVQSSEQEVIREPADRKVFLTVPYREKGRAKAAGAKWAPKAKLWYAPEGADMAKLKAWLLEKTPEVAPTMPPQAEFAQALKAVGLDLGGQQPIMDGKIHRTPLLDGTAGKLGGAYVGYLDGIPAGFIQNHKTGEKVNWKATGHVLSDEQKAALRVEGEKRRAQQELERRAQQGKASKRAYAKFINAKEAGPEQAYLAKKGVPGIGVREDENGNLLVPGYDTSGFIHTLQTISLDGKQFEAGSCKKGTFFPIDPEGSLGQDVILIAEGYATAASVHLATGKPVVAAFDAGNLESVAVALREKFPDAPTIILADNDHTLSPNVGEEKALLAAKAVGGRVIVPMFTDQEKARQLTDFNDLHAACGLKRVKSYVEPVIERLCRERREARAGQGQGASHRMFLTNRSMYGQNSIN; from the coding sequence ATGGCCGATGACAAGAAAAATCGCAAACCCTTCCATGAGGAGTTTGCCGAGAAGATCATCGAAGACCTGAGGCGCGGTGTGGCCCCCTGGCAAAAGCCCTGGCAGCCCGGCGAGGTCTTTCCGCCCATGAATCCGGTTTCCGGCACGGTTTACAGCGGTATCAACCGGGTCATGCTCTCCCGGTATAGCTTCGATGACCCGCGCTGGATGACGCTGCGGCAGGCCAACACCCTGGATTGTCGCGTCCGGAAGGGGGAGAAAGCCGAAACCATCGTCTACTGGCAATTCTCCAAGGAAGAAGCGGCCCGGGACGACGATGGCAAGCCGGTCCTGGACGGCGAAGGCAATCAGGTCATGGAGAAGGTCGAGCTGACCCGGCCCATTGTCCGTTTTTCATCGGTCTTCCATGTGAGCCAGCTTGCCGGCGAGATTCCTCCCCTGGACAAATCGTCTCTGGTGCCGCCCTGGAACCCGAACGAAAAAGCCGAGGCCATCCTCGTCAACTCCGGCGCGGTCATCAAGCACAACCAGCGCAACCGGGCCTTTTATAGCCCACACGCGGACGAAATCTGTCTGCCGCCCAAAGACCACTTCATCGCCCAGGATGCCTATTACGCCACGGCCTTGCACGAGCTTGGGCACTGGACCGGACATGTCTCGCGCTTGGCCAGAGAATTTGGTCCGTTTGGCTCCGAAGTCTACGCCCGGGAAGAACTCCGGGCGGAAATCGCCTCTTGGATGTTTGGCCAGGACCTGGGCATCGGCCATGATCCGGGCCAGCATCTGGCCTACGTGGATTCCTGGATCAAGGCGCTTGAAAAAGACCCCTTTGAAATCGTCCGAGCCTGCCGAGACGCGGAAAAAATCAAACACTACGTGATCACTATGGAACAAAAGCAGGAACACCGCCAAGACATGGCCCAAGTGCGCGGAGAGGAAGTCGCAGCCCGCGCGCCGTTGGATGTGCAAAGTTCCGAACAGGAAGTCATCAGGGAGCCTGCCGATCGAAAGGTCTTCCTGACGGTGCCCTACCGGGAGAAAGGTCGAGCCAAAGCTGCCGGGGCTAAATGGGCCCCCAAGGCCAAGCTTTGGTACGCACCCGAAGGCGCGGACATGGCCAAACTCAAGGCTTGGTTGCTGGAAAAAACGCCGGAGGTCGCCCCCACCATGCCGCCCCAGGCCGAATTCGCACAGGCGCTCAAGGCGGTCGGCCTCGACCTTGGCGGCCAGCAACCGATCATGGACGGGAAGATTCATCGGACGCCGCTTCTGGACGGGACAGCTGGCAAGTTGGGCGGAGCCTATGTGGGCTACCTGGACGGCATTCCGGCCGGGTTTATCCAGAACCACAAGACCGGTGAGAAGGTAAACTGGAAAGCGACTGGGCACGTCCTCTCTGACGAGCAGAAGGCGGCTCTCAGGGTCGAGGGGGAAAAACGCCGTGCCCAGCAGGAGCTTGAACGACGCGCGCAGCAGGGAAAAGCATCCAAACGGGCGTACGCCAAGTTTATAAACGCCAAGGAGGCCGGGCCGGAGCAGGCCTATCTGGCCAAGAAAGGCGTGCCTGGCATCGGCGTCAGGGAGGACGAAAACGGAAACTTGCTCGTGCCGGGGTATGATACCTCCGGTTTCATCCATACGCTCCAGACGATTTCCCTGGATGGGAAACAGTTCGAGGCCGGAAGCTGCAAGAAAGGTACCTTCTTTCCCATTGATCCCGAGGGAAGCCTCGGCCAGGACGTGATCCTCATCGCCGAGGGCTATGCCACAGCAGCCAGCGTGCATTTGGCCACAGGCAAGCCGGTGGTGGCCGCCTTTGATGCAGGGAACCTGGAGTCTGTGGCGGTGGCGCTACGAGAGAAGTTCCCGGATGCCCCAACTATCATCCTGGCGGATAACGATCACACTTTGTCTCCGAACGTGGGGGAGGAGAAGGCTTTGCTAGCGGCCAAGGCCGTAGGGGGGCGTGTCATCGTTCCAATGTTCACTGACCAGGAGAAGGCGCGGCAATTGACGGATTTCAACGATCTCCATGCAGCCTGCGGGCTGAAGCGAGTTAAAAGCTATGTGGAGCCGGTGATCGAAAGACTTTGCCGAGAAAGGAGGGAGGCACGGGCGGGACAGGGACAAGGCGCAAGCCATCGAATGTTCCTGACAAATCGCTCAATGTACGGACAAAATTCGATAAATTAA
- the traF gene encoding conjugative transfer signal peptidase TraF: MSVCSLTLAALGLFWIFSLRVNATASMPRGVYRLIPGLLERDDLVSFCLEEGDFANLALDRGYLRPGSCPNGLEPLLKRVAGIPGDRLEISQGGIAINGRLWPQSRAVYRDGHDRPMPDAKSLKSRTIPDGLVLVLSDRHPGGFDGRYFGLVPIATLQKVEPVFLLDPKGE; encoded by the coding sequence TTGAGCGTATGTAGCCTGACGCTGGCTGCCTTGGGCCTCTTTTGGATCTTCAGCCTGCGGGTTAACGCCACGGCCTCAATGCCCCGAGGCGTTTATCGCCTTATCCCCGGCCTTCTGGAGCGCGACGATCTGGTCAGCTTCTGTCTGGAGGAAGGTGATTTCGCCAATTTGGCTCTGGATCGGGGCTACCTGCGCCCCGGTTCCTGTCCCAATGGCCTGGAACCCCTGCTTAAGCGCGTCGCCGGCATACCCGGTGATCGGCTTGAAATCAGCCAGGGCGGCATCGCGATCAATGGCCGGTTATGGCCCCAAAGCCGGGCTGTTTACCGGGATGGGCATGACCGACCGATGCCTGACGCCAAGAGCTTAAAATCGAGGACGATCCCGGATGGTCTGGTGCTGGTACTTTCCGACCGGCATCCCGGCGGCTTCGACGGGCGGTATTTTGGGTTGGTCCCCATTGCCACCCTGCAAAAGGTCGAGCCTGTATTTCTTTTGGACCCCAAAGGAGAATGA
- a CDS encoding sigma-54-dependent Fis family transcriptional regulator encodes MAEKHKATVLVVDDDQGHRTILLALINGWGYKAAGADDGTKAVTLAREKPFDLILMDVRMAVMGGIEALKEIKAYNPSIPILIMTAYSNVESAVEAIKAGAYDYLTKPLDFDLLRMTMERALEHVSLKAENQELRDRLVSSFAPRSIVGRSEAMRRLMETVAMVAPSEATVLITGQSGTGKELVAKAIHFNSPRRNGPLVIVNCAALSETLLESELFGHEKGAFTGADKRREGRFMQANKGTIFLDEIGEISSAMQAKLLRVIQEREIQRVGSDNVLRVDVRIVAATNRDLKKEVAAGKFRQDLYYRLNVMAITVPPLRDRGEDVPLLAMHFLGKFAEANRKVAKGFTPQAMDMLIKYDWPGNVRELENAVERAVVLMPGDFVTEKELPLSINQAHGPEGQPTELSPHRGPGGILPLEEVEREAILAALETTGGNKTEAAKQLGITRKTLLAKLQR; translated from the coding sequence ATGGCCGAAAAGCATAAAGCGACCGTTCTGGTCGTTGACGACGACCAGGGGCACCGCACCATTCTTTTGGCCCTTATCAATGGCTGGGGATACAAGGCGGCAGGGGCCGACGACGGGACAAAGGCAGTTACGCTGGCCAGGGAAAAACCCTTCGACCTCATCCTCATGGACGTGCGCATGGCGGTCATGGGTGGCATTGAGGCGCTGAAGGAAATCAAGGCGTACAATCCCTCCATCCCCATCCTCATCATGACCGCCTATTCGAATGTGGAATCGGCGGTGGAGGCGATCAAGGCGGGGGCGTACGACTACCTGACCAAGCCGCTGGATTTCGACCTGCTCCGGATGACCATGGAGCGGGCCTTGGAGCATGTTTCGCTTAAGGCCGAGAACCAGGAACTCCGGGACCGCCTTGTCTCCTCGTTTGCCCCCAGGAGCATCGTCGGCCGTAGCGAAGCCATGCGCCGGCTCATGGAGACGGTGGCCATGGTCGCGCCCTCCGAGGCGACGGTGCTCATTACCGGCCAGTCCGGCACGGGCAAGGAACTCGTCGCCAAGGCCATTCATTTCAACAGCCCGCGCCGGAACGGTCCCCTCGTCATCGTGAACTGCGCGGCCTTAAGCGAAACGCTTCTGGAATCGGAGCTGTTTGGACATGAGAAAGGGGCTTTCACGGGTGCTGACAAGCGGCGCGAAGGCCGGTTCATGCAGGCCAACAAAGGGACGATCTTTCTCGACGAGATTGGAGAAATATCCTCCGCCATGCAGGCGAAGCTCCTCCGGGTGATCCAAGAGCGGGAAATACAAAGAGTAGGGAGCGACAACGTCCTTCGGGTAGACGTGCGCATCGTGGCGGCGACGAACCGTGACCTCAAGAAGGAGGTCGCGGCGGGAAAGTTCAGGCAAGACCTTTATTACCGCCTCAACGTCATGGCCATCACCGTCCCACCGCTTCGGGATCGCGGGGAGGACGTGCCGCTTTTGGCCATGCACTTTCTGGGCAAATTCGCTGAGGCGAACAGGAAGGTCGCCAAGGGCTTCACGCCCCAGGCCATGGACATGCTCATCAAATATGACTGGCCGGGCAACGTCCGCGAGCTGGAAAACGCCGTGGAGCGGGCGGTCGTGCTCATGCCGGGGGACTTCGTCACCGAGAAGGAGCTGCCGTTGAGTATCAACCAAGCTCATGGGCCTGAGGGACAACCGACTGAGCTGTCGCCGCATCGAGGCCCAGGAGGAATTCTGCCCTTGGAGGAGGTGGAGCGTGAGGCAATCCTGGCGGCGCTGGAGACGACGGGTGGCAATAAGACCGAAGCCGCTAAGCAGCTTGGGATCACAAGGAAGACTCTGCTGGCGAAATTGCAGCGATAA
- a CDS encoding periplasmic heavy metal sensor yields the protein MNTRKHLVGLALVLVALLGLSGLANAQMVGSGTMSGQGMMNGQGMMGGNMMTGLTPEKQAAVQKIHADFNAVTASLRQQLTSKQYELNAQIYSATPDDKKVQALTKEVSDMRAKLFEAQVALQGRLTKEGLPTMGGMGMMGSCMIGGNGMMGPGMMSM from the coding sequence ATGAACACACGCAAACACCTCGTCGGTCTGGCCCTGGTCCTGGTGGCCCTTTTGGGACTGAGCGGGCTAGCCAATGCCCAGATGGTGGGTTCCGGCACAATGAGTGGGCAGGGTATGATGAATGGGCAGGGCATGATGGGCGGCAACATGATGACGGGCCTGACCCCGGAAAAGCAAGCAGCCGTTCAAAAAATCCACGCCGATTTCAACGCGGTCACCGCCTCCCTGCGTCAGCAACTTACCTCCAAGCAGTACGAATTAAACGCCCAAATCTACAGCGCCACCCCTGACGACAAAAAGGTCCAGGCCCTGACCAAGGAGGTTTCCGACATGCGCGCCAAGCTCTTCGAGGCCCAGGTGGCCCTGCAAGGTCGGCTGACCAAGGAAGGCCTCCCGACCATGGGCGGCATGGGCATGATGGGGTCGTGTATGATAGGTGGAAATGGCATGATGGGGCCGGGCATGATGAGCATGTAG